One window from the genome of Erwinia sorbitola encodes:
- a CDS encoding SfnB family sulfur acquisition oxidoreductase: MSDIAIFPWPPSDPAAIIHSDEQAIQAAKAVAALALGEAVVRDRERIYPLEALELFSRSGLGSISVPRVFGGGGLSYRTVMEVFRIISAADPSLGQIPQNHFALIQLLLDEGSQAQQQAIFSAVVQGQRLGNGGPEKNTRHTREVTARLRQHQDGLRLSGSKFYSTGALFADIIVTTALNDEGEAVMAFMPRKSVGLEIVDDWSGIGQRTTASGTIHLHEVRVDAALVIPVPAGDKPSLRGPVSQLIQAAIDAGIARGAFDEGCEFIRRHSRPWVDAGVERNSDDPHLQADVGRVYIELVAAESLLRRAASTLDAIDPALLDAQNAAYASIVVAEAKVLTTEIALKASEKLLEWGGSRATLGEHGLDRHWRNARTHTLHDPIRWKFHAIGNYYLNGQLPVRHAWI; encoded by the coding sequence ATGAGCGATATCGCCATTTTCCCCTGGCCGCCGTCCGATCCGGCGGCGATCATTCACAGTGACGAACAGGCAATCCAGGCGGCGAAGGCTGTTGCTGCGCTGGCGCTGGGTGAGGCCGTAGTCCGCGATCGCGAGCGTATCTATCCGCTTGAGGCGCTGGAACTGTTCAGCCGCAGCGGGCTGGGCAGTATCTCCGTTCCTCGCGTTTTTGGCGGTGGCGGGCTTTCATACCGCACGGTGATGGAGGTGTTCCGCATAATCTCGGCGGCGGATCCTTCACTGGGGCAGATCCCGCAAAACCATTTTGCTCTTATCCAGCTGCTGCTGGATGAAGGCAGCCAGGCCCAGCAGCAGGCGATTTTCAGCGCCGTGGTGCAGGGGCAAAGGCTGGGCAACGGCGGCCCGGAAAAAAATACCCGTCACACCCGTGAAGTGACTGCGCGCCTGCGTCAGCATCAGGACGGTCTGCGCCTCAGCGGCAGCAAGTTCTACTCAACTGGCGCACTGTTTGCCGACATCATTGTCACCACCGCGCTGAATGATGAAGGAGAAGCAGTGATGGCATTTATGCCGCGCAAATCAGTCGGGCTGGAAATTGTCGATGACTGGTCAGGAATCGGCCAGCGCACCACCGCCAGCGGCACTATCCATCTGCATGAAGTGCGGGTAGATGCGGCTCTGGTGATCCCGGTGCCCGCCGGTGATAAACCCTCGCTGCGCGGACCGGTTTCACAGCTGATTCAGGCTGCTATCGATGCCGGAATTGCCCGCGGAGCCTTCGATGAGGGCTGCGAGTTTATCCGACGCCACTCGCGCCCCTGGGTGGATGCCGGGGTAGAGCGTAATAGCGACGATCCACATTTACAGGCGGATGTGGGTCGGGTGTATATCGAACTTGTCGCCGCAGAGTCGCTGCTGCGTCGGGCAGCCAGCACGCTGGATGCTATCGATCCGGCACTGCTGGATGCACAGAACGCTGCATATGCCTCAATTGTCGTGGCGGAAGCCAAAGTACTGACGACGGAGATTGCACTGAAGGCCAGTGAAAAGCTGCTGGAGTGGGGCGGCAGCCGCGCCACCCTCGGCGAGCACGGGCTGGATCGCCACTGGCGTAATGCGCGCACTCATACTCTGCACGATCCCATCCGCTGGAAATTCCACGCCATCGGCAATTACTACCTCAACGGCCAGCTTCCGGTGCGCCATGCCTGGATTTAA
- the dcp gene encoding peptidyl-dipeptidase Dcp, whose protein sequence is MRIAPLVWAISLAMTVSTPGVLAAESQKESHPMLSQHNNPFSQASSLPFQAPPFDRITDNDYRPALVAAMAEKRDEIARIADNSAAPTFENTFQALEQSGQSLRRVSNVFSAMTSGNTSDELQALDEEMSPKLAALDDDIKLNSRLFVRLDAVYQQRQQLGLDAESLRLVEVTWQEFVLAGARLSDAEKNQLKALNQESATLSTRFTNRLLAATKAGGVLFDDPQALAGLSASDIAAAAEAAEARGLKNQWLLALQNTTQQPDLQAMSDRAAREKLFTASWTRAEKGDANDTRELIVRLAQLRARQAKLLGFNSYAAWKLQDQMAKTPQAAFDFMRQIVPAATARAQSEASDIQAVIDQQKGGFTLAPWDWQYYAEQVRRAKYDLDEAQIKPYFELNNVLENGVFYAATQLYGITFKPRPDLPVYHPDVKVYEVLDKDGTPLALFYADWFKRDNKGGGAWMGNFVEQSTLLGTKPVIYNVANFSKPVAGQPALLSWDDVITMFHEFGHALHGMFADQRYPSLSGTETPRDFVEFPSQFNEHWASNPQVFNHFARHFQSGEPMPAALREKMLRASTFNKGYDMSELLAAALLDLHWHSLSDGQPLQQADRFEQQALEQEHIYQAAIPPRYRSSYFQHIWGNGYAAGYYAYLWTEMLADDGFAWFEEHGGLTRENGQRFRDKVLSRGNSEDLKQLYQQWRGQEPSIEPMLHNRGLK, encoded by the coding sequence ATGAGGATCGCACCGTTAGTCTGGGCTATTAGTCTGGCAATGACCGTCAGCACGCCGGGCGTGCTGGCGGCAGAGTCGCAAAAGGAGAGTCACCCAATGTTATCGCAGCACAACAACCCCTTCAGTCAGGCCAGCTCATTGCCATTTCAGGCCCCGCCTTTTGATCGCATTACTGATAACGATTATCGCCCGGCGCTGGTGGCAGCAATGGCAGAGAAACGTGATGAAATTGCGCGTATTGCCGATAACAGCGCCGCGCCGACCTTTGAAAACACGTTCCAGGCGCTGGAGCAGAGCGGTCAAAGTCTGCGGCGTGTAAGCAATGTGTTTAGTGCAATGACGTCCGGCAATACCAGCGATGAACTTCAGGCGCTGGATGAAGAGATGTCACCGAAGCTGGCCGCGCTGGATGATGATATCAAGCTGAATAGCAGGCTTTTTGTCCGGCTCGATGCGGTTTATCAACAACGGCAGCAGCTGGGGCTGGATGCGGAATCACTGCGCCTGGTTGAAGTGACCTGGCAGGAATTTGTGCTGGCAGGGGCGCGCCTTAGCGATGCAGAAAAAAACCAGCTGAAAGCACTCAATCAGGAATCCGCCACCCTCAGCACCCGTTTTACCAATCGACTGCTGGCGGCGACTAAAGCCGGGGGCGTGCTGTTTGACGATCCCCAGGCGCTGGCAGGATTAAGCGCCAGTGATATCGCCGCCGCGGCCGAGGCCGCAGAAGCTCGCGGGCTTAAAAATCAGTGGCTGCTGGCGTTACAAAACACCACTCAGCAGCCTGACCTGCAAGCAATGAGCGACCGTGCCGCCCGTGAAAAGCTGTTTACGGCCAGCTGGACGCGTGCGGAAAAAGGCGATGCTAATGACACCCGCGAGCTGATTGTTCGCCTCGCGCAGCTGCGTGCCCGGCAGGCAAAACTGCTGGGCTTTAACAGCTATGCAGCGTGGAAATTGCAGGATCAGATGGCAAAAACTCCGCAGGCAGCTTTTGACTTTATGCGCCAGATTGTACCGGCAGCAACGGCGCGAGCGCAGAGTGAAGCCTCTGATATTCAGGCGGTTATCGATCAGCAAAAGGGCGGTTTTACCCTCGCCCCCTGGGACTGGCAGTATTACGCCGAACAGGTGCGTCGTGCCAAATACGACCTCGATGAAGCACAGATCAAACCCTATTTTGAGCTGAACAATGTGCTGGAAAACGGTGTGTTTTACGCTGCCACACAGCTGTACGGCATCACCTTTAAACCACGCCCGGATCTGCCGGTTTACCATCCCGATGTGAAAGTATATGAAGTGCTGGATAAAGACGGCACTCCGCTGGCGCTGTTCTATGCTGACTGGTTCAAGCGTGATAATAAGGGCGGCGGTGCCTGGATGGGCAACTTTGTTGAGCAGTCGACGCTGCTGGGTACCAAACCGGTGATCTATAACGTGGCGAACTTCAGTAAACCCGTGGCCGGGCAGCCTGCGCTGCTCTCCTGGGATGATGTGATTACCATGTTCCACGAATTTGGCCATGCGCTGCACGGAATGTTCGCCGATCAGCGTTACCCGAGCCTTTCCGGCACGGAAACCCCACGTGATTTTGTTGAATTTCCGTCACAGTTTAATGAGCACTGGGCCAGTAATCCGCAGGTATTCAACCATTTTGCCCGCCATTTCCAGAGTGGCGAACCGATGCCTGCGGCTCTGCGCGAGAAGATGCTGCGCGCCAGCACCTTTAATAAAGGCTATGACATGAGCGAGCTGCTGGCCGCTGCGCTGCTGGATCTGCACTGGCACAGTCTGAGCGACGGGCAACCGCTGCAACAGGCCGATCGCTTTGAGCAGCAGGCGCTGGAGCAGGAGCATATCTATCAGGCCGCCATACCGCCACGCTACCGATCCAGCTACTTCCAGCATATCTGGGGCAACGGTTATGCTGCCGGTTACTACGCCTATTTGTGGACTGAGATGCTGGCCGATGATGGATTTGCCTGGTTTGAGGAGCATGGCGGGCTGACGCGGGAAAATGGCCAGCGCTTCCGTGACAAAGTACTTTCACGCGGCAACAGTGAAGATCTGAAGCAGCTCTACCAGCAGTGGCGTGGACAGGAACCTTCCATTGAACCAATGCTGCATAACCGTGGTTTGAAATAA
- a CDS encoding lipoate--protein ligase A: MSTLRLLLSDSYDPWFNLAVEECIFRQMPATQRVLFLWRNAETVVIGRSQNPWKECNTRRMEEDGIRLARRSSGGGAVFHDLGNCCFTFMAGKPEYDKSVSTGIILRALASLGIAAETSGRNDLVVNTPDGVRKISGSAYHETRDRGFHHGTILLDADLSRLADYLNPDVKKLQAKGITSVRSRVANLVELVPDITFEAICRAVTAAFFDHFGSECQPEHISPTALPDLPGFEAQFAKQSSWQWNFGQAPQFQHLLDNRFSWGGVELHVDVERGVISRCQIFTDSLNPAPLEQLAEVLPGTEYRPQALSAQVARLKEVYPQQADELGQLEMWLAESIR, translated from the coding sequence ATGTCCACACTGCGTTTACTGTTATCTGATTCATACGATCCCTGGTTTAACCTGGCCGTGGAGGAGTGTATTTTTCGTCAGATGCCTGCCACACAGCGAGTGCTGTTTTTATGGCGTAATGCCGAGACGGTGGTGATTGGCCGGTCGCAGAACCCATGGAAAGAGTGTAATACGCGACGGATGGAAGAAGACGGCATCCGGCTGGCCCGACGCAGCAGCGGCGGCGGCGCAGTGTTTCACGATCTGGGTAACTGCTGTTTTACTTTTATGGCCGGTAAGCCGGAGTACGATAAGAGCGTCTCTACCGGGATTATTCTGCGTGCGCTGGCCTCTCTGGGCATTGCGGCGGAAACCTCCGGACGTAACGATCTGGTGGTCAATACCCCTGACGGGGTGCGTAAAATATCCGGCTCCGCCTACCATGAAACCCGTGACCGTGGCTTTCACCATGGCACCATCCTGCTGGATGCGGATCTCTCCCGGCTGGCCGACTATCTCAACCCGGACGTCAAGAAGCTGCAAGCTAAAGGCATTACCTCTGTGCGTTCGCGGGTAGCTAATCTTGTTGAGCTGGTGCCGGACATCACCTTTGAGGCCATTTGCCGGGCCGTGACGGCAGCATTCTTTGACCATTTCGGCAGTGAATGTCAGCCGGAGCATATCTCCCCGACGGCGCTACCTGATCTGCCCGGCTTTGAGGCGCAGTTTGCTAAACAGAGCAGCTGGCAGTGGAATTTTGGTCAGGCACCGCAGTTTCAGCATCTGCTGGATAACCGTTTTAGCTGGGGCGGCGTCGAGCTGCATGTGGACGTCGAGCGCGGGGTCATCAGCCGCTGCCAGATCTTCACCGACAGTCTGAACCCGGCACCTCTGGAGCAGCTGGCAGAGGTATTGCCGGGAACAGAATATCGGCCCCAGGCGCTGTCGGCCCAGGTTGCGCGCTTAAAAGAGGTGTATCCACAGCAGGCAGATGAGCTGGGGCAGCTCGAAATGTGGCTGGCGGAGAGTATCAGATAA